A region from the Stygiolobus caldivivus genome encodes:
- a CDS encoding ribokinase, translating into MITVVGSYNVDFILKVDKFPEEGETVIAKEVYINHGGKGSNQAVSASRLEAKVRLIASVGNDEYGRRAIDFWEDERIDVGYVKIKNAPTGSAYILVNGHGQNMIVVNRGANILLMPEDLDDSLKGDILLTQLEIREDTVKRALSEFNGLRILNPAPASLADYSILEHVDILTPNEIEFKEISGADDINYGIDILLKKVKKAVIITLGENGALIGMKNKRVRVDTIKVNPIDTTGAGDVFNAALAVYLEKGYDLERAVRIANIIASYSTTQLGALGPRLKEVEGLIEEEV; encoded by the coding sequence GTGATCACAGTAGTTGGTAGCTATAACGTTGATTTTATACTAAAAGTTGATAAATTCCCGGAGGAAGGCGAGACAGTAATAGCCAAAGAGGTATATATAAATCATGGTGGAAAAGGGTCAAACCAAGCAGTATCTGCATCTAGACTAGAGGCTAAAGTACGTCTAATCGCGTCAGTAGGTAATGATGAATATGGTAGAAGAGCTATAGATTTTTGGGAGGATGAAAGAATAGATGTAGGATACGTGAAAATAAAGAATGCACCGACGGGTTCTGCATATATCTTAGTTAACGGACACGGGCAAAACATGATCGTAGTAAACAGAGGAGCTAACATACTCTTAATGCCTGAAGATTTAGACGATAGTCTAAAAGGAGATATATTGTTAACCCAACTTGAAATTCGAGAAGATACTGTAAAAAGGGCGCTAAGCGAATTTAATGGGCTCAGGATATTGAACCCTGCTCCTGCATCATTAGCAGATTATAGTATTCTAGAGCATGTGGATATACTTACACCTAATGAAATTGAATTTAAGGAGATAAGTGGAGCCGATGATATAAATTACGGAATAGACATATTATTAAAAAAAGTAAAAAAGGCTGTAATAATAACATTAGGAGAAAACGGGGCTTTAATAGGTATGAAGAATAAGAGAGTAAGGGTAGACACAATAAAGGTTAACCCTATTGATACTACAGGGGCCGGAGATGTATTTAATGCCGCACTAGCAGTGTACCTAGAGAAGGGATACGACTTAGAAAGGGCTGTCAGGATAGCTAATATTATAGCTTCTTATTCAACAACACAATTAGGGGCTCTAGGCCCTAGATTAAAAGAGGTGGAAGGTCTAATTGAAGAAGAAGTTTAG